In Zingiber officinale cultivar Zhangliang chromosome 3B, Zo_v1.1, whole genome shotgun sequence, a single window of DNA contains:
- the LOC122054684 gene encoding trihelix transcription factor GT-3b-like translates to MMLGGDGDGDALGRRMAVLAGIPLQVNPPPEGMVGRSGRGGRQLPSPLRGEGEREIPWGEQETRDLIAIRADLERGHPKARGYRTLWEAVADAMRDRGYLRSPDQCKCKWKNLVNRYKGTETADPQIGRQCPFFDELNAVFVERAKSMRRLLLESESGASQPKKKLKRPDGDRFSDVFFDEDEDEHSIDDELLPRSRTKKTGMARARQQQQQQQQHRATTWAGVEELLQEVLQQQRRMEAEWREMVERRAEERRAMEQEWRGAMRELEQERAVLEQAWREREEREEQRREREERRAEKTEALLAALVDKLINDDE, encoded by the exons ATGATGCTAGGAGGAGACGGCGATGGTGACGCGCTCGGAAGAAGGATGGCGGTGCTAGCGGGAATTCCGCTGCAAGTGAATCCGCCGCCGGAGGGGATGGTCGGCAGGAGCGGCAGAGGGGGGAGGCAGCTGCCGTCGCCCTTGAGGGGAGAGGGGGAGAGGGAGATTCCGTGGGGCGAACAGGAGACAAGGGATTTGATCGCCATCAGGGCTGATTTGGAGCGAGGCCACCCGAAGGCACGGGGTTACAGGACGCTGTGGGAGGCAGTGGCCGACGCGATGAGGGATCGAGGCTACCTCCGATCTCCGGATCAGTGCAAGTGCAAGTGGAAGAACCTCGTCAATCGCTACAAG gGTACAGAGACGGCCGATCCCCAAATCGGCCGGCAATGCCCTTTCTTCGACGAGCTAAATGCTGTGTTCGTGGAACGGGCCAAGAGCATGCGTCGACTCCTGCTCGAATCCGAGTCTGGCGCCTCCCAACCGAAGAAGAAACTGAAGAGGCCCGACGGCGATCGTTTCTCTGACGTGTTCTTCGACGAGGACGAGGACGAACACAGCATCGACGACGAACTCCTCCCGAGGAGCAGAACGAAGAAAACCGGTATGGCCAGAGCgcggcagcagcagcagcagcagcagcagcatcgGGCAACGACATGGGCCGGCGTGGAGGAGCTTCTGCAGGAGGTGTTGCAGCAGCAGCGGCGGATGGAAGCGGAGTGGCGGGAGATGGTGGAGAGGCGCGCGGAAGAGCGGCGGGCGATGGAGCAGGAGTGGCGAGGGGCGATGAGGGAGCTGGAGCAGGAGAGGGCGGTGCTGGAGCAGGCGTGGCGGGAGCGGGAGGAGCGGGAGGAGCagaggagggagagggaggagaggagggcGGAGAAGACGGAGGCCCTGCTCGCGGCACTGGTCGACAAGCTCATCAATGACGACGAATGA